In Xiphophorus couchianus chromosome 24, X_couchianus-1.0, whole genome shotgun sequence, a single genomic region encodes these proteins:
- the gart gene encoding trifunctional purine biosynthetic protein adenosine-3 isoform X4 → MCPRSFHGGSVHPRRAGKAQQAKRAASNSWFIPTELIGLISTISSDLHPLEKVTALPAKVAMAERVLVVGGGGREHALAWKLAQSPRVQQVLVAPGNAGTASCGKISNSEVSVSNHGILARFCKDHHVGLVVVGPEAPLAAGMVDDLTAAGILCFGPSAAAARLESSKSFAKAFMERHGVPTARYGSFSDPQDACSFIRGADFPALVVKASGLAAGKGVIVAGDRDEACRAVMEIMKDGAFGSAGTTVVIEELLEGQEVSCLCFSDGTWVSPMPPAQDHKRLQDGDAGPLTGGMGAYCPTPQVSEELLQQIRESILQKTVDGMRQEGTPYMGVLYAGLMLTNRGPKVLEFNSRFGDPECQVLLPLLQSDLYDVIMNTVSGNLASNVPVWQQGSSAVTVVMASAGYPGSYVKGVEITGLTRLQEAGLQAFHAGTALKDGRVVSSGGRVLAVTAVRSSLEVALQAANRGVAAVGFPGAVYRRDIGHRAIAHQNQNRRRLTYKDSGVDIAAGNQLVDIIKPLARATTRPGCDAELGGFAGLFDLKAAGFVDPILVSGTDGVGTKLKIAQACGRHGGLGQDLVAMCVNDVLAHGAEPLFFLDYFSCGSLDVEVAASIVGGVAKACEAAGCALLGGETAEMPGVYAAGEYDLAGFCVGAAERGALLPRLQDISEGDVLIGVASSGIHSNGFSLVRKVLERSKLSLSSAAPFGNQDQTVGEVLLTPTKIYSRLLLPVLRSGAVKAYAHITGGGLLENLPRVLPQGLAAELDASQWRIPAVFSWLYEEGSLSEEETSRTFNCGLGAVLVVGPADAQKVLSQLQVHDEAWVVGSLVPKQPDVSSVVVFNLKQSLMNAGTVEVKEHGFHGNQITAPKKSRVAVLISGTGTNLQALIDQAKAPCSSAEIGRAHNNVLK, encoded by the exons ATGTGTCCCCGCAGCTTCCACGGAGGGTCAGTCCACCCACGGAGAGCGGGGAAAGCACAGCAGGCGAAACGGGCTGCGAGTAATTCTTGGTTCATACCAACAGAG CTCATTGGTTTGATCTCTACGATTTCATCGGACCTCCATCCCCTGGAAAAGGTCACGGCTCTTCCTGCTAAAG TTGCGATGGCGGAGCGGGTTCTGGTGGTAGGAGGCGGGGGACGGGAACACGCGCTGGCCTGGAAGCTGGCCCAGTCGCCCCGGGTCCAGCAGGTTCTGGTGGCTCCCGGAAACGCAGGAACCGCCAGCTGCGGCAAGATCAGCAACTCTG AGGTGTCGGTGAGCAACCACGGCATCCTGGCTCGGTTCTGTAAGGACCACCACGTCGGTTTGGTCGTAGTCGGACCCGAGGCGCCGCTGGCAGCAG GTATGGTGGACGATCTGACGGCGGCgggcattttgtgttttggaccGTCGGCTGCGGCGGCTCGGTTGGAGTCCAGTAAGAGTTTCGCAAAGGCGTTCATGGAGCGTCACGGCGTTCCCACGGCTCGCTACGGCTCCTTCAGCGACCCGCAGGACGCCTGCAGCTTCATCCGCGG CGCCGACTTTCCGGCTCTGGTGGTGAAGGCCAGTGGGCTGGCGGCGGGGAAGGGAGTCATCGTCGCCGGGGATCGGGACGAAGCCTGCCGGGCCGTCATGGAGATCATGAAG GACGGAGCCTTTGGGTCAGCAGGAACAACGGTTGTTATTGAGGAGCTTTTGGAGGGACAGGAAGTGTCT tgtctgtGCTTCAGCGACGGTACCTGGGTCTCTCCGATGCCACCGGCTCAGGACCACAAGCGACTCCAGGACGGAGACGCGGGGCCCCTCACGGGCGGGATGGGAGCCTACTGCCCCACCCCACAG GTGAGcgaggagctgctgcagcagatcaGAGAGTCGATCCTGCAGAAGACTGTGGATGGGATGAGGCAGGAAGGAACTCCTTATATGG GCGTTCTGTACGCGGGCCTCATGCTGACCAATCGGGGGCCAAAAGTTCTGGAGTTCAACAGTCGCTTTGGCGACCCAGAATGCCAGGttctgcttcctctgctgcAGAGCGACCTCTATGACGTCATCATGAACACCGTAAGCGGGAACCTGGCCTCCAACGTCCCCGTGTGGCAGCAGGGCAGCTCTGCTGTTACCGTGGTGATGGCCAGCGCAGGATACCCGGGTTCCTACGTGAAAGGGGTCGAGATCACAG GTCTGACCCGGCTGCAGGAGGCCGGGCTCCAGGCGTTCCACGCCGGCACCGCCCTGAAGGACGGCCGGGTGGTGTCGAGTGGCGGCAGAGTGCTGGCCGTGACGGCGGTGAGGTCGAGCCTGGAGGTCGCCCTGCAGGCGGCCAATCGGGGCGTGGCTGCTGTTGGATTCCCGGGCGCCGTGTACCGGCGAGACATCGGCCACCGGGCCATCGctcaccagaaccagaaccg CAGGCGTCTGACCTACAAGGACAGCGGAGTGGACATCGCTGCTGGGAACCAGCTGGTGGACATCATCAAGCCTCTGGCCAGAGCCACGACCCGACCCG GCTGCGATGCAGAGCTGGGAGGTTTTGCTGGACTGTTTGACCTGAAGGCGGCCGGGTTTGTTGACCCGATCCTGGTTTCTGGGACAGACGGTGTTGGAACTAAGCTGAAG ATCGCCCAGGCCTGTGGCCGTCATGGCGGTCTGGGTCAGGACTTGGTTGCCATGTGTGTGAACGATGTTTTGGCTCACGGCGCCGAGCCGCTCTTCTTCCTGGACTACTTCTCTTGCGGCAGTCTGGATGTAGAAGTTGCCGCCTCCATCGTCGGCGGCGTCGCCAAGGCGTGTGAGGCGGCCGGCTGCGCCCTGCTGG GCGGTGAAACGGCAGAGATGCCCGGTGTTTATGCTGCCGGAGAGTACGACCTGGCCGGGTTCTGTGTCGGCGCGGCGGAGCGGGGCGCCTTGTTGCCACGGCTACAGGACATCTCGGAGGGAGACGTGCTGATCGGCGTGGCTTCCTCTGGGATTCACAGCAACGGCTTCAGTCTGGTCCGTAAAGTTCTGGAGAGAAGCAAACTGAGTTTGAGCTCTGCTGCTCCGTTTGGGAACCAGGACCAGACTGTcg GCGAGGTGTTGCTGACTCCTACTAAGATCTACAGCCGCCTGCTGCTGCCCGTCCTGCGCAGCGGGGCGGTTAAAGCCTACGCTCACATCACCGGTGGGGGGCTTCTGGAGAACCTGCCCCGGGTTCTGCCCCAGGGTCTGGCAGCAGAGTTGG ATGCGTCCCAGTGGAGGATTCCAGCTGTTTTCTCTTGGCTCTATGAAGAAGGATCTCTGAGTGAGGAGGAGACGAGCAGAACCTTCAACTGTGGGCTCGGTGCGGTTCTGGTGGTCGGTCCGGCTGATGCTCAGAAGGTTCTGTCTCAGCTGCAGGTCCATGATGAAGCCTGGGTGGTGGGCTCTCTTGTTCCTAAGCAACCAG atgtttcttCTGTGGTGGTTTTCAACCTGAAGCAGAGCTTGATGAATGCTGGGACTGTGGAAGTAAAGGAACATGGTTTCCATGGAAATCAAATCACAGCACCCAAGAAGAGCAGAGTAGCAGTTCTCATCTCTGGTACAG GTACCAATCTGCAGGCCCTGATTGATCAGGCTAAAGCTCCATGCAGCTCAGCAGAGATC